TGTTGGCAGTTGTCACGCTGGAAGGAAGCACCGAATTTGACAAAACTCCAACGGCCGAAGTCCAGGAAACTCTGGAGTTCTCCACCGACCGAATAGTTGTCGTATGCCGACAACTCATTCCATTTCGGAAAGAACAGTGTGTCTTGATGATCGGCATAGAAAACACGAGCTTTAATTTTTAGCCAATCGGTGAATTTCTTTTGCCCGACGAGGTTGACATGCCATTGCTCCCATTGGGGGAAGTACCATTTTCTGGTAGGGACCCCTTTTTCGTTATCATGATAGTCAAAGGTTAGATATAGACTGGTGTCGGCGTCGGGTTCAAAACCGATTTTTGCATTGATATTGTGCTGGATATAGTCGCTAAAATCACGTTTTCCTCCGTCATCTTCCTTGGACCCCCACCAATCTTCGTCATAATCATCAGATAATTTCCAGCCGTTTGAATGGCGGTAACTGTACCCAAGCCAATAATTGAATTTGCCGATGGGCGCTCCCACTCCGAAACTATATTCCTCAGTCCCGTAGTCGCCCCAGGCAGCGGTTGCCGTAGCGGAAGGTTTGCTTGTGGCTTTTTTGGTGATGATATTGATGACGCCGCCCAATGCATTGGCGCCATAGAGAACCGAAGAGGCACCCTTTGTGACGGTAATCTTTGAAATCGAACTGGTCGGAATTTGGGCAAGGTCCAACTGGCGGGAATATTGCTCATAAACTGGCACGCCATCAATCAGGATTTTGACGTCCTGATCGCTGAAGCCACGGATTTGAACGAAACTTTCATTTTTGCTGGAACTGCGAGCGACATCCACGCCTGGCAACATCTCCAGCGCTTCGGCCAGGGTTCGTGCGCCCCGCTGTTTCATGTCTTCGGCGGTTACTTCGGTGACGGTGGTGGCCAGGTTAACGACCTGTTCTTCGCCGCTGACGATAACTTCACCCAGGGTGAAAACTTGCTCATCATCCAAGTTTTCTGTTACTTCCGCAGCCTGCACCGGCCATGCGGTCAGTAAACAACCGGCCAGCACCCATGCCGACATCCAAACACATCTTTTCGTCATAAAACCTCCTTGAAAATGCTATGTAAACCCCACAATACAGTCATTTCTTCTCCTCAGGTCGTCGAGGCGTTTTACGAAATGACTTTCAGAAAATAGAAAAGCGTGTAGCACGATGGTTTTATTTTGGCATGCCATCGCGAAGTGCGATTTCCGATATAACATTGAAGAAATAACGAGGGTTGCAAGTGTTCATTACATTAAAATGAAATTAGTGGTGCCATTGTTCCCAAAAAGACAAATTCTTCGTGTTTTTGTGCAGACACGATGCTGCCATACCGTATATTATAATGTCAAAAAATTTTTGGGGGATCCAGAGGTGTTTGGAGGGATCCGGGGATGTTTAAGGGTCAAGTTGGCGGGTAGCCAAAAGCGATGAAACTTATAACCGCCTCAGGGGACAAGGCGGTTACAAGCCCTCGCAAAAAAATCCCAGCAATCGCTATATAACAAACGGAATAACGCAACACAAGTGAAAACTTTTTAAAAATTAATGATTTATTGTATACAATCCGTGCTATTGGGGGCATGTAAATATTTGTCACCGGCAATATTTGGTTACCCTCTGGCGGCTCTCGCCAGCAGTAACTATCGGGCAATTGGCGTGTTTGTGCCTGTGTGGCGTGTGTCGGTAAAAGTATGTCACGCGATAACACCGCGGTTGCCTGCTACAATTTATGCAGAATACAAAAAGAGGGAGGCCATATGACTAACAGAGGCTTTAGGAACGGGGCGGGATTGCTGATTCTTATGTTGCTGATGGTTGCGTGTGCATCCGGAGCGTCGCGATCGTTGCTGAAGGACGATTACGTGGCTATGACCGACCAGGAACTGGTGGTGTACTATGACCAGCTTAACGAGGCCATCGCCAAGGAAGAGGGCGGTGCCGGTGGTTTTGGCCTTGGGCTGGGACTGGGTGTCGGCAGCGGGTCTTTTTCACTGGGAGCCAGCCAGGGCATGTATGTGGACGATCCGACCGAGGAGTTGCGTGTTCGGCGGAATCAGGTGCGTCTGGAAATGGCGCGACGCGGCTTGGAGCCTGCG
This DNA window, taken from Syntrophotalea carbinolica DSM 2380, encodes the following:
- a CDS encoding TonB-dependent receptor plug domain-containing protein, yielding MTKRCVWMSAWVLAGCLLTAWPVQAAEVTENLDDEQVFTLGEVIVSGEEQVVNLATTVTEVTAEDMKQRGARTLAEALEMLPGVDVARSSSKNESFVQIRGFSDQDVKILIDGVPVYEQYSRQLDLAQIPTSSISKITVTKGASSVLYGANALGGVINIITKKATSKPSATATAAWGDYGTEEYSFGVGAPIGKFNYWLGYSYRHSNGWKLSDDYDEDWWGSKEDDGGKRDFSDYIQHNINAKIGFEPDADTSLYLTFDYHDNEKGVPTRKWYFPQWEQWHVNLVGQKKFTDWLKIKARVFYADHQDTLFFPKWNELSAYDNYSVGGELQSFLDFGRWSFVKFGASFQRDNCQQSEKVIDDGFWTDAGDYEADTYTFALEDEIKPLEWLAIVVGASYDYYDPREAGDMPVPDSIDSFNPQIGAVVTLTEMTSLHGSVGRKIRFPHLKELYSEMAGGNPDLDPQETITYEVGLTHAFTDTVTFSVSAFYNDIDNLIDQIDVMVDGEELGVYINIGEATTKGVEVALGADVTDDFWVGLNYTYMRTEDKDKGRELEGRPRHRVNLDMRYLFPFGLTTSMQLSYTNRQFYDDKYNGWTRSPDFFLLNARVEQRVGELWGVEGNAFFEINNLTDRDYYEVGRPTPGRNFLAGLSFTY